A stretch of the Bacillus anthracis str. Vollum genome encodes the following:
- a CDS encoding bifunctional homocysteine S-methyltransferase/methylenetetrahydrofolate reductase — translation MKLLDLLSKGIVIGDGAVGTLLHSHGLQSSFEELNISDPDLIISIHKQYVAAGADVIQTNTYGANEAKLRMYGLENQVTEINRAAVKLAKASVTDRNAILGTIGGMKHIGAVTTTDMEREFMLLEQASALLEEQVDGLLLETFYDEFELLHAVQVLRKETNIPIVAQLALHEAGTTQNGNDVNEILKQLLDYGANVVGLNCQLGPLHMTEAFKMISIPKNGYLSAYPNAGLPNYVEGRYVYEGSPAYFEAMTPKFIEQGIRLLGGCCGTTPEHIESMKRATLNVTPVIEKDTIQRPKVVHTHEKRSKAHVTLAEKAKKQTTVVVVELDPPKTLDTQRFFEGARALKRAGADAITLADNSLASPRISNMAMGALLTKHDIPVLTHLTCRDHNVIGLQSHLLGLSALGMEEVLALTGDPARVGDFPGATSVYDLSSIELIKMIKEMNDGRSILGKSIGPATRFSVGGAFNPHVRHLKAAVKRMERKIDAGAEYFLTQPIYDIALIEEVYEATKHLEQPIFIGIMPLISKRNADFLHFEVPGITLPEAVRERMDGHETKEAAIEEGIRISQELIDETMKYFNGIYLITPFLKYEITEHLVKYVREKQEVKEGIN, via the coding sequence GTGAAATTACTAGATTTATTGTCAAAAGGAATTGTAATAGGTGATGGTGCGGTTGGAACATTATTACATTCACACGGTTTGCAAAGTAGTTTTGAAGAATTGAATATATCTGATCCAGATTTAATTATATCGATTCATAAGCAATATGTAGCTGCTGGGGCAGATGTAATTCAAACAAATACGTACGGAGCAAATGAAGCGAAATTGCGTATGTATGGTTTAGAAAATCAAGTTACTGAAATTAATAGAGCCGCAGTAAAACTGGCGAAAGCATCTGTTACAGACAGAAATGCAATTTTAGGAACAATAGGTGGTATGAAACATATTGGAGCGGTTACGACAACTGATATGGAGCGAGAATTTATGTTACTGGAACAAGCAAGTGCATTATTAGAAGAACAGGTTGATGGACTGCTATTAGAGACTTTTTATGATGAGTTTGAATTACTCCATGCTGTTCAGGTGTTACGAAAAGAAACGAATATTCCAATTGTAGCGCAATTAGCGTTACATGAGGCAGGTACGACTCAAAATGGAAATGATGTAAATGAAATATTAAAACAGCTTTTAGATTACGGTGCAAATGTTGTTGGATTGAACTGCCAACTAGGGCCACTTCATATGACGGAAGCTTTTAAAATGATATCGATTCCGAAAAATGGTTACTTGTCAGCGTATCCAAATGCAGGTCTCCCAAATTATGTGGAGGGACGTTATGTATACGAGGGGAGTCCAGCTTATTTCGAAGCGATGACACCGAAATTTATTGAGCAAGGTATTCGGTTATTGGGTGGTTGTTGTGGCACGACTCCAGAACATATTGAAAGTATGAAACGTGCGACTCTAAATGTTACACCTGTAATAGAAAAAGATACGATTCAAAGACCGAAAGTAGTTCATACACACGAGAAACGTTCAAAAGCTCATGTCACTTTAGCAGAGAAAGCAAAAAAACAAACGACAGTAGTAGTAGTAGAATTAGATCCACCGAAAACGTTAGATACGCAGCGATTTTTTGAAGGCGCAAGAGCATTGAAAAGGGCTGGAGCAGATGCTATTACTCTAGCAGATAATTCATTAGCATCGCCTCGTATCTCAAATATGGCAATGGGAGCATTATTAACGAAGCACGATATTCCGGTATTGACGCATTTAACGTGTAGAGACCATAACGTCATCGGACTACAATCTCACTTGCTAGGCTTGTCAGCGTTAGGTATGGAAGAAGTATTAGCTTTAACTGGTGATCCAGCACGCGTTGGTGATTTTCCAGGTGCCACTTCTGTATATGATTTATCCTCTATTGAGCTCATTAAAATGATTAAAGAAATGAACGATGGGCGTTCTATTTTAGGGAAATCGATAGGTCCAGCAACAAGGTTTTCAGTAGGCGGCGCGTTTAATCCGCATGTAAGACATTTAAAAGCAGCGGTTAAGCGAATGGAACGGAAAATAGATGCTGGAGCGGAATATTTCTTAACGCAGCCGATTTATGATATCGCGTTAATCGAAGAAGTGTACGAAGCGACGAAGCATTTGGAACAACCTATTTTTATTGGCATTATGCCATTAATAAGTAAACGGAATGCAGATTTTCTTCATTTTGAGGTGCCAGGTATTACGCTACCGGAAGCCGTAAGGGAGAGGATGGATGGTCATGAAACGAAAGAGGCGGCAATTGAGGAAGGAATTCGTATTTCACAAGAGTTGATTGATGAGACGATGAAATATTTTAACGGTATTTATCTTATTACGCCATTTCTAAAATATGAAATTACAGAACATCTTGTTAAATATGTGAGAGAAAAGCAAGAAGTGAAAGAAGGTATTAATTGA